From the genome of bacterium, one region includes:
- a CDS encoding T9SS type A sorting domain-containing protein, whose translation MLHACYPNPFNSSVTIPLEVTGPESQHVTLTIANTLVQIAYSFSQTDFTPGLHTLRWNGSDAATGLYFVTAHSHNARHIQKILLIK comes from the coding sequence GTGCTCCATGCCTGTTATCCCAATCCGTTCAACAGCAGTGTGACGATTCCGCTGGAGGTTACGGGGCCGGAGTCGCAGCACGTCACGCTGACCATTGCCAACACCCTCGTACAGATCGCCTACAGTTTTTCGCAGACGGATTTCACTCCTGGCCTGCACACGCTGCGCTGGAACGGCAGCGACGCCGCCACTGGACTCTATTTCGTCACCGCACATTCCCATAACGCTCGGCACATACAGAAGATCCTCCTAATCAAATGA
- the ychF gene encoding redox-regulated ATPase YchF: MNIGLIGAPQSGKTTVFHLLTGTEPDAAAAHKRETLRAMTHVPDPRVDKLAEMSESRKIVYTTVEYLDTPGLEEGASKQSWFEGVFSGELKNSDALGLVVRGFELDGADAPDAPRDIRRIQDELIFSDLVVIDKRHEKLLKQVRVKSPSAQETMELSVLERAKERLEAGKPLRTLALEFHEKKALRGFQLLSEKPMLVVLNLAEGDLNQAEALAAKLTAEFAADAMAVIGLSAGIEGEIARLDDEERAVFMSDLGITTSARDRVLQASYALLGLQSFLTTGDKETRAWTIRAGETALDAAGVIHSDLAKGFIRAEVVHYDDFVREGGYPGCKGKGLVRLEGKEYVVKDGDILVIRHSG, translated from the coding sequence GTGAATATCGGCCTAATCGGCGCCCCGCAGTCGGGCAAAACCACCGTCTTCCACCTTCTGACCGGCACTGAGCCGGATGCCGCCGCCGCGCACAAGCGCGAAACGCTGCGCGCCATGACGCATGTCCCCGACCCGCGTGTGGACAAACTCGCCGAAATGAGCGAGTCGCGTAAAATCGTCTATACCACCGTCGAATACCTCGACACGCCCGGTCTCGAAGAAGGCGCGTCCAAACAGAGCTGGTTCGAAGGCGTGTTCTCGGGCGAACTCAAGAATTCCGATGCCCTCGGTCTGGTCGTGCGTGGTTTCGAGTTGGATGGGGCCGATGCGCCTGACGCGCCGCGCGACATTCGCCGCATCCAGGACGAACTCATCTTCAGCGACCTCGTCGTCATTGACAAGCGCCATGAGAAACTCCTAAAGCAGGTGCGCGTCAAATCGCCGTCCGCGCAGGAGACCATGGAGCTGTCCGTCCTCGAACGCGCCAAAGAGCGGCTCGAGGCCGGGAAGCCGCTGCGCACGCTCGCCCTCGAGTTCCACGAGAAAAAGGCTCTGCGCGGCTTCCAACTCTTGAGCGAAAAGCCGATGCTCGTCGTACTCAACCTCGCCGAAGGGGACCTGAACCAGGCCGAAGCGCTCGCCGCCAAACTGACCGCAGAGTTCGCCGCCGACGCCATGGCCGTCATCGGCCTGTCCGCCGGTATCGAAGGCGAAATCGCCCGGCTCGATGACGAAGAGCGCGCCGTGTTCATGAGCGATCTGGGCATCACAACCTCCGCCCGCGACCGCGTCCTCCAGGCGAGCTACGCGCTGCTCGGCCTGCAGAGCTTCCTGACCACCGGCGACAAAGAGACCCGTGCCTGGACCATCCGCGCCGGCGAAACCGCCCTCGACGCTGCCGGCGTGATCCACAGCGATCTGGCCAAAGGCTTCATCCGCGCCGAAGTTGTCCACTACGACGACTTCGTCCGCGAAGGCGGCTATCCAGGCTGTAAAGGGAAAGGACTGGTCCGCCTCGAGGGGAAAGAATACGTCGTCAAGGACGGCGACATCCTCGTCATCCGGCACAGTGGTTGA
- the pilB gene encoding type IV-A pilus assembly ATPase PilB, which yields MSSRLPNLLISNELITQEQYLIFKSRQKDSGNSVVTELTKLGVISEEQIAQFISSYYSLELVDLEKTTVPEAVLKLLSKDFIQKYQVLPLTRSGKTLRVALVDPSIDFVLEDIKFITGFNVQPAVCTETQFLRAIERYYQMGGTLNKILADMGDDSNVEVVSQSNDAELDRLKEEGETAPVVKLVDGILTDAVNKRASDIHLEPYENQFRVRFRIDGVLIEVMSPPSHLKAAIVSRIKIMAKLNIAERRVPQDGHIKMKLGDRGIDLRVSSLPTLFGEKIVMRILDKTNLTLDLNGFGFSEKALSDFERAIRLPHGLILVTGPTGSGKTTTLYSVLSKINTPTVNTMTAEDPVEYNFAGLNQVQVKDDVGLTFASALKSFLRQDPDIIMIGEIRDLETGSIAVRAALTGHLVLSTLHTNSASATITRMIDMGIERFLVSSSVNLVLAQRLLRKICKKCKVPIDVHPEALREVGLDPEQLKGHTFYHGAGCAECNGSGYRGRTGIYEVMPMSSKIREMVLDGKNTYEIEALAVKEGMLTLRMDACEKFKNGITTIQEVLRITGEGH from the coding sequence ATGAGTTCGCGGCTACCGAATCTGCTGATCAGTAACGAACTGATCACGCAAGAGCAGTATCTCATCTTCAAGTCGCGCCAGAAGGACTCCGGCAATTCTGTTGTGACCGAACTGACGAAGCTCGGGGTCATCAGCGAAGAACAGATTGCGCAGTTCATCAGCAGCTACTACAGTCTCGAGCTCGTGGATCTCGAAAAGACCACCGTGCCCGAGGCCGTGCTGAAACTGTTGTCGAAGGACTTCATCCAGAAGTACCAGGTGCTGCCGCTGACGCGTTCGGGCAAGACGCTGCGCGTCGCGCTGGTGGATCCCAGCATTGACTTCGTGCTCGAAGATATCAAATTCATCACGGGCTTCAACGTGCAGCCCGCGGTGTGCACTGAAACCCAGTTCCTGCGAGCGATTGAGCGTTACTACCAGATGGGCGGAACGCTCAACAAGATCCTCGCGGACATGGGCGACGACAGCAATGTTGAAGTCGTCTCGCAAAGCAACGACGCCGAGCTTGACCGGCTCAAGGAAGAAGGCGAGACCGCGCCGGTCGTCAAGCTCGTAGATGGCATACTAACCGACGCCGTCAACAAGCGCGCCTCGGACATCCACCTCGAACCCTACGAAAATCAATTCCGAGTCCGGTTCCGTATTGACGGTGTTCTCATAGAGGTCATGTCGCCGCCTTCGCACTTGAAAGCGGCGATTGTGTCGCGCATCAAGATCATGGCGAAGCTGAATATCGCCGAGCGCCGCGTGCCGCAAGACGGCCACATCAAAATGAAACTGGGCGACCGCGGCATTGACTTGCGCGTGTCGTCGCTGCCGACGCTCTTCGGCGAGAAGATCGTGATGCGTATTCTCGACAAGACGAATCTTACCCTTGACTTGAACGGATTCGGCTTCAGCGAAAAGGCGCTCTCGGATTTCGAGCGAGCGATCCGCCTGCCGCACGGCTTGATTCTTGTTACCGGACCCACGGGATCGGGCAAGACCACCACATTGTACAGCGTCCTTTCGAAGATAAACACGCCGACCGTCAACACGATGACGGCCGAGGATCCCGTTGAGTACAACTTCGCCGGATTGAATCAGGTACAGGTCAAGGACGACGTCGGTCTGACATTCGCGTCGGCGCTGAAATCGTTCCTGCGGCAGGACCCGGATATCATCATGATCGGCGAGATTCGTGATCTTGAAACCGGCTCGATTGCCGTGCGCGCCGCACTCACGGGCCACCTTGTGCTCTCCACGCTGCATACAAATTCAGCTTCCGCGACCATCACGCGTATGATTGACATGGGTATCGAGCGTTTTCTCGTGTCGTCGTCCGTGAATCTGGTGCTTGCGCAGCGATTGCTTCGTAAGATCTGCAAAAAGTGCAAAGTGCCGATTGACGTGCATCCGGAGGCGTTGCGCGAAGTCGGGCTTGATCCCGAGCAACTCAAAGGCCACACCTTCTACCATGGCGCGGGCTGCGCGGAATGCAACGGCAGCGGGTACCGCGGACGAACGGGTATATATGAGGTGATGCCGATGTCCTCTAAAATCCGCGAAATGGTGCTTGATGGCAAAAACACGTATGAAATAGAGGCGCTTGCCGTGAAGGAAGGAATGTTGACGCTGCGCATGGATGCCTGCGAAAAATTCAAGAACGGCATCACGACTATCCAGGAAGTGCTGCGGATCACGGGCGAAGGACACTAA
- a CDS encoding type IV pilus twitching motility protein PilT produces MSAKLDIRKLLEELIAARGSDLHIAVNSPPRVRVDQQLVPLKYDALSPDDCRVLAYSVLTDKQQKKLELDYEVDFAFGIEGLSRFRGNIFFQRGSLTTVIRAIPFTIPQMEQLRLPRICQAFPNKPKGLVLVTGPTGSGKSTSLAAVIDRINTERPVHIITIEDPVEYVHSHKRALVNQREVGADTKSFATALKFVLRQDPDVILVGEMRDQETIQAALTAAETGHLVFATLHTNSATESVNRIIDVFPPHQQGQVRAQLSMSLEAVMTQKLIPKKSGPGVVLAAEVMILTPAIRALIRENKVHEMYGLLQVSQKYGMQTLNMSLFDLVMTKQISPERALMVANVPEELQRMLGLTPQPVQAGGSRIQPK; encoded by the coding sequence ATGTCCGCTAAACTTGACATACGTAAACTTCTGGAAGAGCTCATCGCGGCGCGGGGAAGCGACTTGCACATCGCCGTGAATAGTCCGCCGCGCGTGCGAGTTGACCAGCAGCTCGTACCGCTGAAGTACGATGCACTTTCACCGGATGACTGCCGCGTATTGGCGTACAGCGTACTGACCGACAAGCAGCAGAAAAAGCTCGAGTTGGACTACGAAGTGGACTTTGCTTTCGGAATTGAAGGGTTGTCTCGTTTTCGCGGCAACATCTTCTTCCAGCGCGGCTCGTTGACGACGGTAATCCGCGCGATTCCGTTCACGATTCCGCAAATGGAGCAGCTTAGACTGCCGCGCATTTGCCAAGCGTTTCCGAATAAACCCAAGGGATTAGTGCTTGTCACCGGTCCGACAGGATCGGGAAAGTCCACGAGCCTGGCCGCCGTGATTGACCGCATTAACACCGAACGCCCCGTGCACATCATTACTATTGAAGATCCAGTTGAGTATGTGCATTCTCATAAGCGAGCGTTGGTCAATCAGCGCGAAGTCGGCGCAGATACGAAGAGCTTCGCAACCGCATTGAAGTTTGTGCTGCGCCAAGACCCGGACGTTATCCTCGTCGGTGAAATGCGCGACCAGGAAACGATTCAGGCGGCGCTTACCGCAGCGGAGACCGGGCACTTGGTGTTTGCGACATTGCACACCAATTCGGCGACCGAATCCGTCAACCGTATTATTGACGTGTTTCCACCACACCAGCAAGGGCAGGTGCGCGCACAGCTCTCCATGTCACTGGAGGCTGTCATGACGCAAAAACTAATACCCAAGAAATCCGGGCCTGGCGTTGTGTTGGCTGCGGAGGTGATGATCTTAACACCGGCAATTCGCGCGTTGATTCGCGAGAATAAGGTGCACGAAATGTACGGTTTGCTGCAAGTGTCGCAGAAATACGGAATGCAAACCCTGAACATGTCGTTATTCGATCTGGTTATGACCAAGCAAATCAGCCCAGAGCGCGCACTGATGGTGGCGAATGTGCCGGAAGAGTTGCAGCGCATGCTGGGATTGACTCCGCAGCCCGTGCAAGCTGGCGGATCACGCATTCAGCCGAAGTAA
- a CDS encoding type II secretion system F family protein, with the protein MPVFVYNGRGAGARPVSGEIEASDKQEAMSKLRQRRVVVQDLRSKPKDLKVGGMGGGVGTKDLKIFARLFGTMINAGLPIDQCLQILVDQMQNKRFRRTIAEVHNQVAGGESLSEAMSKHKAVFDNLFVHMVAAGETGGALAMVFNRLAIYLEKADALKRKVKGAMIYPAVIACVALSATIFLLIKVIPVFAGMFKDLGAELPKPTQFVLALSDLVQKTFLPGMGVLIIAFFVFRKWHKTANGKATVDKFLLKTPVIGGVIRKTAVARFTRTLGVLISSGVPILHGLEITAKTAGNTVIQKAVDRVRKEVSEGRNITQPLMETAVFPAMVCQLIAVGEQTGRLAEMLEKIADFYDEEVDAAVAAMTSLIEPVVIVLMGAVIGGMLVSMYLPMFDMIGAIK; encoded by the coding sequence ATGCCAGTCTTTGTATATAATGGCCGTGGCGCAGGCGCCCGACCCGTGTCGGGTGAAATTGAGGCGTCTGACAAGCAGGAGGCTATGTCGAAACTGCGGCAGCGGCGCGTCGTCGTTCAAGACCTGCGCAGCAAGCCGAAAGATCTCAAAGTCGGTGGAATGGGCGGCGGCGTCGGGACGAAGGACCTCAAGATCTTCGCACGTTTGTTCGGCACGATGATCAATGCCGGCTTGCCGATCGATCAGTGCTTGCAAATCCTTGTGGACCAGATGCAAAACAAGAGATTCAGACGCACAATCGCTGAAGTGCATAATCAGGTCGCAGGCGGCGAATCGCTCTCAGAGGCGATGAGCAAGCACAAAGCGGTGTTCGACAACTTGTTTGTGCACATGGTTGCCGCAGGTGAAACGGGCGGCGCGTTGGCCATGGTTTTCAATCGTCTGGCAATTTATCTCGAAAAGGCGGATGCGCTAAAACGCAAAGTCAAAGGCGCGATGATCTATCCTGCCGTGATCGCATGCGTTGCCCTAAGCGCGACGATATTCCTGCTGATCAAGGTCATCCCGGTGTTTGCAGGAATGTTCAAAGATCTTGGCGCGGAATTGCCGAAGCCGACTCAATTCGTGCTGGCATTGTCAGACCTCGTGCAGAAGACATTTCTACCCGGCATGGGTGTTTTGATTATCGCGTTCTTTGTCTTTCGCAAGTGGCACAAAACTGCCAACGGCAAAGCGACGGTAGATAAGTTTCTATTGAAAACGCCGGTGATCGGCGGTGTGATCCGCAAAACGGCCGTCGCTCGATTCACGCGCACGCTCGGCGTGCTGATCTCGTCGGGCGTTCCGATTCTACATGGGCTTGAGATCACGGCCAAGACGGCGGGTAACACGGTGATTCAAAAGGCGGTGGATCGAGTGCGCAAGGAAGTTAGCGAAGGTCGCAACATCACACAGCCGCTCATGGAGACCGCTGTCTTCCCGGCGATGGTGTGCCAGCTCATCGCTGTTGGTGAGCAGACCGGACGACTCGCGGAAATGCTTGAGAAGATCGCGGATTTTTATGACGAAGAAGTTGACGCCGCGGTCGCCGCGATGACGTCCTTGATCGAACCCGTTGTCATCGTGCTGATGGGCGCGGTCATCGGCGGTATGCTTGTGTCCATGTACTTGCCGATGTTTGACATGATCGGCGCGATTAAGTAA
- a CDS encoding sigma-54-dependent Fis family transcriptional regulator, translated as MLREKILLVDDEPGLASFLEEVVREEGFRVRKAQSAAEALSALEEEAFQLVITDLRMPEVDGLELLRRVRERDPQLGVIVMTAFASLETAVEALRLGAMDYITKPLHVQEIQVVLRKAVESLDLKRENRRLKAKLSEESGEPRIVGSSMETRSMLELVRRVAPSDSTILITGESGTGKELIAQVLHFFSERARGEFVTVNCAALPDTLLESELFGHRRGSFTGAVRDKDGLFKVASGGTLFLDEIGDMSAALQVKLLRALQEREVLPIGATKPVKIDVRVIAATNADLERKQQTGEFRPDLYYRLSVIPIHIKPLRERTGDIHELAAFFLERACKKAGVSTRRFAPETMQRLMQYKWPGNVRELENTIERLVILSDHEVIEPASLPERLGGGVAAAPSQPYASSASRTLDDMERTYLLQVLEESGWQKKRASEILGIDPSTIYRKLQRYGIKPPAGV; from the coding sequence ATGCTACGAGAGAAAATCCTGCTGGTGGATGACGAGCCCGGTCTGGCGTCATTCCTTGAAGAGGTCGTGCGAGAGGAAGGATTTCGGGTGCGTAAAGCGCAATCGGCGGCCGAGGCTCTGAGTGCGCTGGAGGAAGAGGCCTTCCAGCTCGTGATCACCGACTTGCGCATGCCGGAAGTTGACGGGCTTGAGCTGTTGCGCCGGGTGCGGGAGCGTGATCCGCAGCTCGGGGTTATCGTCATGACGGCCTTCGCCTCACTCGAGACGGCGGTGGAGGCCCTGCGGCTCGGCGCCATGGACTACATCACAAAGCCGCTGCACGTTCAGGAGATTCAGGTCGTGCTGCGGAAGGCGGTTGAGAGCCTTGACCTCAAACGTGAGAATCGGCGGCTCAAGGCAAAGCTAAGTGAGGAGAGCGGAGAGCCTCGCATCGTGGGCAGTTCCATGGAGACGCGTTCGATGCTTGAGCTTGTGCGCCGAGTGGCGCCTTCGGATTCGACCATTCTCATTACGGGAGAATCGGGAACCGGCAAGGAACTCATTGCACAGGTCCTGCATTTCTTTTCGGAACGGGCACGCGGTGAATTCGTGACTGTGAACTGCGCGGCGCTGCCGGATACCTTGCTGGAGAGTGAGCTATTCGGCCATCGGCGCGGCAGTTTCACCGGAGCGGTGCGCGACAAGGACGGCCTTTTTAAAGTCGCGAGCGGCGGAACGCTGTTTCTGGATGAAATCGGTGATATGTCGGCCGCGCTGCAAGTGAAGCTGTTGCGAGCCTTGCAAGAGCGTGAAGTGCTGCCGATTGGCGCGACGAAACCGGTGAAGATTGATGTGCGGGTCATTGCTGCTACAAATGCCGATCTCGAGCGCAAACAGCAAACGGGTGAGTTTCGGCCGGACCTATATTATAGGTTGTCGGTGATTCCCATTCATATTAAGCCGCTGCGCGAGCGCACGGGCGACATTCACGAGCTGGCAGCGTTCTTCCTGGAACGTGCGTGCAAGAAGGCGGGTGTGAGCACGCGCCGCTTCGCTCCCGAGACGATGCAGCGACTGATGCAGTATAAGTGGCCCGGCAACGTGCGTGAGCTGGAGAATACGATTGAGCGCTTGGTGATTTTGAGTGACCATGAAGTCATTGAGCCAGCGAGCCTGCCGGAGCGTTTGGGCGGCGGAGTCGCTGCCGCACCGTCGCAGCCGTATGCAAGCTCTGCAAGTCGTACACTTGATGATATGGAGCGGACCTACTTGCTGCAGGTGCTCGAAGAGTCCGGTTGGCAGAAAAAACGTGCTTCGGAGATTTTGGGAATTGATCCATCAACCATCTACCGCAAATTGCAACGTTACGGAATTAAGCCTCCGGCAGGTGTATGA
- a CDS encoding prepilin-type N-terminal cleavage/methylation domain-containing protein encodes MLKAIRNKKNQKGFTLIELLVVIVIIGILAAVAVPRFMGAQDRARIGAARADLDLFRQALGMFEIDNADYPAALTLVTAATVLVDPQGNPYMSLPTGDNFAAFTYTYDGAANPTSYSIDVECNDNQGTVLTATPEGIQ; translated from the coding sequence ATGCTTAAGGCCATCCGTAACAAGAAGAACCAAAAGGGATTCACGCTCATCGAATTGTTGGTCGTGATCGTGATCATCGGCATTCTGGCCGCCGTGGCCGTGCCGCGATTCATGGGCGCGCAGGATCGCGCTCGCATTGGCGCCGCGCGTGCCGACCTTGACCTGTTCCGTCAGGCTCTCGGTATGTTCGAAATTGACAATGCCGACTATCCTGCCGCGTTAACGTTGGTCACCGCCGCGACCGTGCTGGTTGACCCGCAAGGCAACCCGTATATGTCACTGCCGACGGGCGACAACTTCGCGGCCTTCACGTACACCTATGACGGTGCCGCGAACCCGACGTCGTACAGCATTGACGTTGAGTGCAACGACAACCAGGGGACCGTGTTGACGGCGACACCGGAAGGCATTCAGTAA